From a region of the Archocentrus centrarchus isolate MPI-CPG fArcCen1 chromosome 18, fArcCen1, whole genome shotgun sequence genome:
- the LOC115797609 gene encoding ladderlectin-like, giving the protein MKPLAVCALLCAMMALTSATDESCARKKPPCSPCGCTENYDQCLIYVPKPMTWAEAQKNCESMNGNLASVQSLEEYQLVQKAISDASQASDRTWIGGSDGQQDGYWFWIDGARFTYTNWCSGQPNNNNGIEECMEMNFSGDKCMNDLDCLKRLPSVCVRRN; this is encoded by the exons ATGAAGCCGCTGGCTGTGTGTGCGCTTCTCTGTGCAATGATGGCTCTGACCTCTGCTACAG ATGAGTCATGTGCTCGCAAGAAACCTCCATGCTCTCCCTGTGGTTGCACCGAGAATTACGACCAGTGTCTCATCTATGTTCCCAAACCCATGACGTGGGCTGAAGCTCAG AAAAACTGTGAGTCCATGAATGGAAACCTCGCATCTGTGCAAAGCCTCGAGGAGTACCAGCTGGTTCAGAAGGCAATATCTGACGCCAGTCAAGCAAGTGATCGCACCTGGATCGGAGGCTCTGATGGTCAACAG GACGGTTATTGGTTTTGGATCGATGGCGCTCGTTTCACTTACACAAACTGGTGTTCAGGACAGCCTAACAACAATAATGGCATTGAGGAGTGCATGGAGAtgaatttttcag GAGACAAATGTATGAACGATCTGGACTGTCTGAAGAGACTGCCGTCTGTCTGCGTTAGAAGAAACTGA